The Gossypium arboreum isolate Shixiya-1 chromosome 4, ASM2569848v2, whole genome shotgun sequence DNA segment tctgtgttttgattcaattgattTGAGCCCACACTCAAAACTgtttgtggtacgagaatagtggAAAATATCACTTGGTTGAAAGTCTAGAAAGACAAGGATCCTTTTATCCTAAATACATGTACGATTTCGatctaaggtttattgctataaatataaaaaaaaattagatcagtttcaaaattttaattttccgcTGTACAAGAAAACCGTTTTCAAACTGAATTTTTTTCAACAAAATCTCACAAGCTCCATTCTTGAGGGTGACAACATGCTTTTTTTTTCTAACAATTGACCATCACTCAATAGATTGCTTCTCAAAGCCAGAGCTTATAATACTTTAGATATTGTTTCCACAAAACCATTCTTGGTTCTGATATTGATGTTACCCTTTCCCATCACATCCACAGTAGAATAATCACCAAAGCTAACTATAGAACGAAAATCATCATTTAAATACGAAAAGGTTATTTACTTCCAAACATATGGTTATTGCGACTTGTATCCACATACCAAACATCCAGATTAggttccttttcaacttcaattgcCATCAATAAGGTCTCAAATCGTTCCTTATTCTCAACAAAATGTGACTGTTCATCCTTGTCATTAGGTAATCTAACATAACATTCAAAACGATAATGATTAAACTTTTGACACTTGAAGAATTTTATCTTGGTTTTATCAAAATCTCGTCCATTGCCTTTGCTTTGGTCATCATTGGTTCTGAAATTATTGttttcatttctatttccatCATCTTTATCGTATTGATCTCCTCTTCCTCTACCTATACCTCTACCTTTACCCCTTCCtctagaattgaaagaaaaaataaaagtagAAGCCTTCAAAGCTTGCTCCTCGAAAGTTTATTATGACTCATCTTCTACTTATGCACCAATAAGGAGCTTTGCAACTCATCAAGAGATAGCACATTTATGTCTTTTGATTCTTCAATGGACCAAACAACATAATCAAATTTCGACATCATGGAGTGCAAAATCTTCTCCACTATGGTGACATCCTTCATCTTCTCACCTTGAAACCACATCTTGTTGCATATTTCCATGGTTGTAGCACAGTAGCTAGTGACAAATTCCCCTTCCTTTATCTATAGAGTCTCAAAGTTCCTCTTCAAGACTTAAAGTTGTGCTCACTTCACTCTAACAAAGTCTTGATAGTTTTTTCTTCATGGAATCTCATATATCCTTGGAAGCTTCTTTGCAAAGAATAGTTTTCAAGATGGGACGATCAATAGCCTAAAAGAGATAATTTTTCGCCTTCAAATCTTTTAACTTTCTCGCTTTAAACCCTACATTCTGGGCATTCGTCAAAATTTTGCCTTCCATCGGTGCTTCAATACCTGCCCCAACAATTACTCAATACTCCTTTGACCATAAAAAGTTCTTTATTAGCATACTCCAATGGTCATAATGACCATCAAAACGGAGAATGATTGCTTgaacaaaactataatttttgggGGCTAACTAGATCGaactaaactttaataccattGTTGCACTCGCCACTCATAATTTGAGCATTCTATAGGCTATACTATTCAAATGAAGAGAAACTCAATTGTGAAGTTGGTTAAGTATCAATCAAGCATCATGGAAACTGATCTTAACTGGTATTTCTAAGCTATAATATTCAGGCTATAAATATTGGTAATAAATTATATTCAATTTTATATAATGAAGTAGTTCTTGCTAATGTTCATGAAAAAAGAATTCGATATCTACAATGGTTTTCTTAAACCAGAGCCAATGCCCGGTCTTTTAACAAAGCTTCCACCGCTCTTCTACCTGAAACCAGAGCTCCATCAAAGGTAGCCGAAGTCATATAATCACCACACAAATACAAACCCGGTCCGATGTCGGGATTCTTCATCAAATCCGTAGGTGGTGATTGGTTCGGCTGTGCAAAACCGATTCGATATGTTCTTAAGTGCCGCCATGACTCGACTTTTGAAGCTTCGAACCAACCCGAAAGCTCCTTAATAACCTCAGCTCTTAGATCATCATCGGCGGTGTTCTCGTACAACCCAATCAACGATACCGACGCCAATGCTTTGTTCGAAGGGCCATATGATGGAGCCACATTTGTAGCGAAGAACATGTTGTTGATAATTCCTTTACCTGAACCGTTGAGAAACAGGACCGGGTCTTGAACCGGAACTTGATCCTGGTCCATtgaaaaatacaaacaaaccgTACTTCGGGCTGGTTTTTTTCTTTGACCCGGTGGCGGCGGCGGCTGCGGCGGTTGTTTCTTTCCCGCCAAAATCTTGTCCACTGCTGGTTGTTCAACGGCCATTATTACCCCGAGTTCGCTCTTGAGGATTTCGCCGCTCTCTAATGTTACCAACGGTGAATTCGAGTCATCGGAATCAACGGAAACCACTTTGGTGTTCAACAGGAGTGAATCGGACGGCAGTTTTGCTGCCAATTGGTTTGGAATTTCGTCGATTCCTTTCGCCGGAAGAGTGTTGTCGCCGAGAGCGAGACATTTGAAGACGAAATCGAAGAGTCTCGAAGTAGTTTCAAGCTGGGGGTCGAAAAAAATCCCACCAAAAAAAGGTCTAAAAAACCTTCCGATCATCGAATCCGAAAAACCACTATTCTTCAACAATTGAATTGTCGAAACCTCGTCGGCGCTCATAATTTCCTCGTAGGATTTACTCAAAACCCGAACCCTCGTCAAAGCGATAAGCAGCTTATCCAGAACAGACCCAATGGGATTTCCAAGGGACAGAACGGAATCCGAAAAATGACGCAAAGGATCAGCAACAGTATGGAATTTACCATCGTAGTAAATCCTGGCACCGGAGTAAAACTTCCGGAGATTCAATTCATTGTAATTTAACAGCTTTTGAGCTTCCGGGTAAGCAGTGATGAAGATTTGGAAGCCACGATCCAAGAGAAAACCATCGACGACATCGGTACGGACGCGACCACCAACACCATCGGAAGCTTCTAAGAGGAGGAAAGGGATGTTATCGGAGTTGAGACGGGTAGCAGCGGCGAGGCCAGCGAGGCCGGCTCCGATGACGATGACGGGAGCAGTCTTGATGACCGGCGGAGGCTTGGGGGCGAGTTGGGTGGTGGATGCATGGGGAATAGTGAAAAAACGGTGGCTGTGGGTGGATTTGGCGGTGGGAGAGAGGAAAGAGAAGCTTGAAGATGGCAGAAGAGTGAGAGGCATTGGATTTTTTGTTTTGGATTAGATGAGGATGTTGTTGGTGAATCTTTCAATTTTTCAAGGCCATTGCCTTATCCATTTCATATTTTGTAGGGGTTAAAATAAGCTTTAAGTACCTATActcttaatataattaaaatttagtccttgaatttaatctctttactttttatattttaaaatttaagtcaaTTGTTAACACCGTAAAATTTTTCCTATTAAATTTGttagtgtgacattttgaaatgagAAAAATACTTAGTTAGTATCCATGTAAGAAAAAATGATGTTATAATGAAgttgaatttaacaaaaataatttaactatATCAATGTAGAAGGACGTGAACTTTAGTGCGCTAaagcacattatcctcctatttatgggttagaAAATGTTATAAGTAATTTAAGGTATTGTGTCAAAAAGAGCCGATATAATCAAAACATATAATAAGGGTGTaagaaaaatcatattttatatattctaGGTAATCCAATTATTCGTATAAAAcatatttatatttgattttcACATTCATATTTAGATAACATGCCATTATCTACCatacaaaaacatgaaaatcaacattttcttTTTTCAGTTTTGGATTTCAAATGTTTGAACAATTGGCTATAcattaaagaaagaaagaaagctaaGAAAATTGCTACTTATTTTAGgccaaaagagaaagaaaaaaagaagtgagggattttgaaaaaagaaattttCATCTTCAAATCCTCAAGCTCAATGTGTGTTTGAAGTTCCCCACATGCAACACATATTGTCCCAAAGCAATCTTTCGCCTTCCAAGTTCATCAACTACACTCAAATCCTTGCAGACATCCACTTTAAATCTCATCAATGTCCCTGATTTCCCTTTCAAAGAAATTTTCTCGAACCCGATCAAATGTTTCCGAGGCGAGTTGTGCACCGATGGGGGAGTGACGAACAACAAAACCGAGTGGCTTCCCCCGTGCCTTGCCTTGTTTTGAACTCGCAAATGTATGTCAAACGTTACGctttttttacaaagttgttcgACGGCCTCGACTGAGTTGCAGTCCAACGAGTGGCGACAAACGTGGTCGTTGTCCAAGGGGATGGATACAGTTTGAGGTGCTTTAACTATTTTATGGCTGAATTTGGAGTagcttagcccatgtccaaatgaataaatcgtttccCCAGTGTAGAATCTGTAGGTTCTTCCCGGGTACCCCTTGGATGGATCTGGTCTCATGTTCATGTTTGTCATTGGGACCTTCTCTAGATATGATTGGGGATACCATGTCATTGGAAGCCTTCCACCTATACAAGGCaagccaaaaaaaaatttaaggagcgagattataaattatatatttttatgagaattaaaatacaattcattattttatatttttatgatttttgaaaaattaaattaaaattctaacATGCGGAGACAAACtataattttactatatatttaacattttatGAATTTTAGGATTTAAAGCAGAGATTTCTCAATTTAGAGGAGGGGGCCAGTGCCTACCCCCTTCCTTTCACCCTAAACTTACAAAGCTTTACTTAAATTCAAATAAAGTGTTAAATACGAGtacatttaatttttttcccGAGGGTCACTAGATAGACATATATTTACATTCGTATCATATGTTGGATACAAATACTTCAAGTAAAATGAAAAGTCAGAGCAACAGAAATAGACTCATCCAAG contains these protein-coding regions:
- the LOC108458350 gene encoding uncharacterized protein LOC108458350; translation: MPLTLLPSSSFSFLSPTAKSTHSHRFFTIPHASTTQLAPKPPPVIKTAPVIVIGAGLAGLAAATRLNSDNIPFLLLEASDGVGGRVRTDVVDGFLLDRGFQIFITAYPEAQKLLNYNELNLRKFYSGARIYYDGKFHTVADPLRHFSDSVLSLGNPIGSVLDKLLIALTRVRVLSKSYEEIMSADEVSTIQLLKNSGFSDSMIGRFFRPFFGGIFFDPQLETTSRLFDFVFKCLALGDNTLPAKGIDEIPNQLAAKLPSDSLLLNTKVVSVDSDDSNSPLVTLESGEILKSELGVIMAVEQPAVDKILAGKKQPPQPPPPPGQRKKPARSTVCLYFSMDQDQVPVQDPVLFLNGSGKGIINNMFFATNVAPSYGPSNKALASVSLIGLYENTADDDLRAEVIKELSGWFEASKVESWRHLRTYRIGFAQPNQSPPTDLMKNPDIGPGLYLCGDYMTSATFDGALVSGRRAVEALLKDRALALV